One window of Paralichthys olivaceus isolate ysfri-2021 chromosome 20, ASM2471397v2, whole genome shotgun sequence genomic DNA carries:
- the tmem106bb gene encoding transmembrane protein 106B produces the protein MGKSISHLTKQKGHDEDRLSSPDDAQTEDGKDGDVSQFPYVEFTGRDSVTCPTCQGTGRIPRGQENQLVALIPYSDQRLRPRRTKLYVSASVVVCLLLSSLAVFFLFPRSIDVSYVGVKSIFVSYDQDKRSVYLNITNTLNITNNNYYSVEVANITVQVQFAKTVIGKSRIKNIIAISPLDMKQIDYMVPTIIADEMSYMYDFCTLQTIRVHNIVLMMQVTVTTTYFGHVEQVSQEMYQYVDCGGNTTSIREMTEPFNIPHPAE, from the exons ATGGGGAAGTCAATTTCCCACCTCACCAAGCAGAAAGGCCATGACGAGGACAGGCTCTCCTCTCCGGACGACGCCCAAACTGAGGATGGCAAGGACGGAGACGTCTCCCAGTTTCCTTATGTGGAGTTCACAGGACGGGACAGTGTGACGTGTCCAACGTGTCAGGGCACAGGGAGGATACCCAGAG GACAAGAAAATCAATTGGTGGCATTGATTCCATATAGCGACCAAAGGCTACGGCCCAGGAGGAC GAAGTTGTATGTCTCGGCGTCAGTGGTGGTCTGCCTGTTACTGTCCAGTCTGGccgtcttcttcctcttccctcgCTCCATCGACGTCTCCTATGTTGGGGTGAAGTCTATTTTCGTCAGCTACGACCAAGACAAGCGCAGCGTCTATCTCAACATCACA AACACTCTGAACATTaccaacaacaactactactcAGTGGAGGTGGCCAACATCACAGTCCAGGTGCAGTTTGCCAAGACAGTGATCGGTAAATCCCGCATCAAAAACATCATTGCCATCAGCCCTCTGGACATGAAACAG ATTGATTACATGGTTCCCACCATCATCGCAGATGAGATGAGCTACATGTA tGACTTCTGCACGCTGCAAACCATCAGGGTTCATAACATTGTCCTCATGATGCA AGTGACTGTCACAACAACGTACTTTGGCCACGTGGAGCAGGTGTCTCAGGAGATGTACCAGTATGTGGACTGTGGAGGGAACACCACCTCTATCAGAGAGATGACCGAGCCGTTCAACATCCCACATCCTGCTGAGTAG